A genomic region of Janthinobacterium lividum contains the following coding sequences:
- a CDS encoding RNA polymerase sigma factor codes for MTTQEDSRTLQACLPGLRRYARALVGAVHADDLVQDTVERAWRKFDQWQRGGEMRPWLFSIMHNLHVDQLRRPGLALQELDDDALLPAPEHAPGQAIAIGEMDAALARLPLGQREVILLVALEQMPYEQVASTLGIPVGTVMSRLSRGRERLRELLDGRPAGSHGAPTLKVVK; via the coding sequence ATGACCACGCAAGAGGACAGCCGCACACTGCAAGCCTGCCTGCCCGGCCTGCGCCGCTATGCGCGCGCGCTGGTGGGCGCCGTGCACGCGGACGATCTGGTGCAGGACACCGTGGAGCGGGCCTGGCGCAAGTTCGACCAGTGGCAACGGGGTGGCGAGATGCGGCCCTGGCTGTTTTCCATCATGCACAACCTGCACGTGGATCAATTGCGCCGCCCCGGCCTGGCGCTGCAGGAACTCGACGACGACGCCCTGCTGCCCGCCCCGGAGCACGCGCCGGGGCAAGCCATCGCCATCGGCGAAATGGATGCGGCGCTGGCCCGTTTGCCGCTGGGGCAGCGCGAAGTCATCCTGCTTGTCGCGCTTGAACAGATGCCGTATGAGCAGGTGGCGTCCACCCTGGGCATCCCCGTCGGCACGGTCATGTCGCGGCTGTCGCGCGGGCGCGAGCGGCTGCGCGAACTGCTCGATGGCCGCCCCGCCGGCAGCCATGGCGCCCCTACCCTGAAAGTCGTGAAATGA
- the mug gene encoding G/U mismatch-specific DNA glycosylase codes for MTYLTTAPGLPDILAPGLQVVFCGLNPGVDAAAAGHHFLGRGNRFWPVLHLAGFTPHLVAPQDDASVLGFGLGLTAAVGRPTSRADQVGADEFAQAAAGLQHKLALLQPQWIAFLGKAAYAAMTGKRQLAWGEQPERFGGARVWILPNPSGLNRGYSKERLVDAYAELRRALD; via the coding sequence ATGACATACCTCACAACGGCGCCGGGCTTGCCCGACATCCTCGCTCCCGGCTTGCAAGTGGTTTTTTGCGGCCTCAATCCGGGCGTGGACGCGGCGGCGGCCGGCCACCATTTTCTCGGCCGCGGCAACCGTTTCTGGCCGGTGCTGCACCTGGCCGGCTTCACGCCGCATCTGGTGGCGCCGCAAGACGATGCCAGCGTGCTCGGTTTCGGGCTGGGTTTGACGGCGGCCGTCGGGCGCCCGACCAGCCGCGCGGACCAGGTGGGGGCGGACGAGTTTGCGCAAGCGGCGGCGGGCCTGCAGCATAAACTGGCATTGCTGCAGCCGCAGTGGATCGCATTCCTGGGCAAAGCTGCCTACGCGGCGATGACGGGGAAACGCCAGCTGGCGTGGGGCGAACAGCCGGAGCGCTTCGGCGGCGCGCGCGTGTGGATATTACCCAATCCCAGTGGGCTCAATCGCGGCTATTCGAAGGAGCGGCTGGTCGACGCGTATGCGGAACTGCGGCGTGCGCTGGACTGA
- a CDS encoding anti-sigma factor family protein, whose protein sequence is MTTQAISEAQLHALADGVLPQAQRAAVDAHLHAHPEDAARVDAWREQNRQLRALFDPVLDEAVPPDLLQAASPPSANGAWQRHAMQAAAAIVLVIAGGAGGWLLRGDGGDMRTTSASPMSLARSAAIAHAVYTPEVRHPVEVGVEQEAHLVQWLSKRLDSKLQPPALSPLGYHLIGGRLLPGDGDGPVAQFMYEDAGGKRLTLYVAKERAGRQETAFRYTQEKELSVFYWIDGQLGYALSASLPKRELGKIANAVYAQLEQAR, encoded by the coding sequence ATGACAACGCAAGCCATCAGCGAAGCGCAATTGCACGCCCTGGCCGACGGCGTCCTGCCCCAGGCGCAGCGCGCGGCTGTCGACGCCCACCTGCACGCACACCCCGAGGATGCCGCCAGGGTGGACGCCTGGCGCGAACAGAACCGGCAATTGCGTGCCCTGTTCGACCCCGTGCTGGACGAAGCCGTGCCGCCGGACCTGCTGCAAGCGGCATCGCCACCGTCGGCGAACGGCGCCTGGCAGCGCCACGCCATGCAGGCGGCAGCGGCCATCGTGCTGGTGATCGCAGGCGGCGCGGGCGGCTGGCTGCTGCGCGGCGATGGCGGCGACATGCGGACCACCAGCGCCAGCCCGATGTCGCTGGCGCGCAGCGCCGCCATCGCCCATGCCGTCTACACGCCCGAAGTGCGCCATCCCGTGGAAGTGGGTGTCGAACAGGAGGCGCACCTGGTGCAATGGCTGTCGAAACGCCTGGACAGCAAATTGCAGCCGCCCGCGCTGTCACCGCTCGGCTATCACCTGATCGGCGGCCGCCTGCTGCCCGGCGATGGCGACGGCCCCGTGGCGCAATTCATGTATGAAGATGCCGGCGGCAAGCGCCTGACCCTGTATGTGGCGAAAGAACGGGCAGGCAGGCAGGAAACAGCCTTCCGCTACACGCAGGAAAAGGAGCTGAGCGTGTTTTACTGGATCGACGGCCAGCTTGGTTACGCCCTCTCAGCGAGCCTGCCCAAACGGGAGCTGGGCAAGATCGCCAACGCCGTGTATGCGCAGCTGGAGCAAGCCCGCTAA
- a CDS encoding xanthine dehydrogenase family protein molybdopterin-binding subunit, whose translation MSMHDTPAAHSPARRNWLKAAGALAGLTLVAGPSGLVMAADAVKYGGEKMAGGVVDDSLVFLSVGADGIVTIVAHRSEMGQGIRTSLPMVAADELGADWAQVRVQQATADEARYGSQDTDGSRSMRHSFRAMRHVGATARLMLETAAAVRWDVPVTEVKAVNHAVVHAASGRSLSFGALAEEAAKLPVPPRARISLKTAGELRYIGQTSTRGIDLHDIVTGNTHFGIDTRLDGMAYAVIARPPVFGGKLKSVDKTAALKVPGVLRIVELAGSPPPAMFSPLGGVAVIASNTWAAIKGREALVLEWEDGPNGGYDSKTFRKTLEAAVRQPASPARDQGKTVATLAAAPAARTFSAEYYLPHLAHATMEPPAATVRIANDKAEVWACVQAPQATRSNVAKALGLAYDDVTVHVTLLGGGFGRKSKPDFAVEAALLSKAMDGAPVKLTWTRDDDLQHDYLHTVSVERLEASLDAKGMPTAWLHRTAAPTITSTFAAGASRQAPFELGMSAINVPFAIANIRVEVPEVPAHTRIGWFRSVSNIPHAFAIQSFTAELAHAAKKDHRDYLLALLGPARKINPADLSDGWNYGEDPAKYPVDIGRMRHVIELVTAKAGWGRKLPKGRGLGLAVSYSFVTYVAAVIEVEINAAGEVIVPRVDIAMDCGPQINPDRVRSQIEGACIMGLSLAMSGEISFKNGRVEQSNFHDYAVLRAADAPRVIHTHLVPGTLDMELGGVGEPATPPIAPALCNAIFAATGKRIRALPVGMQLAKKA comes from the coding sequence ATGAGCATGCATGACACTCCTGCCGCACATTCGCCTGCGCGGCGCAACTGGCTCAAGGCCGCCGGCGCGCTGGCCGGTTTGACCCTGGTGGCCGGCCCTTCCGGCCTCGTGATGGCGGCCGATGCCGTCAAATACGGCGGCGAGAAGATGGCTGGCGGCGTGGTCGACGACAGCCTGGTCTTCCTGTCGGTCGGTGCCGACGGCATCGTCACCATCGTGGCGCACCGCTCCGAAATGGGCCAGGGCATCCGCACCAGCCTGCCCATGGTGGCGGCCGACGAACTGGGCGCCGACTGGGCGCAGGTGCGCGTGCAGCAGGCGACCGCCGACGAAGCGCGCTACGGCAGCCAGGATACAGACGGCTCGCGCAGCATGCGCCACTCGTTCCGCGCCATGCGCCACGTGGGCGCCACCGCGCGCCTGATGCTGGAAACGGCGGCCGCCGTGCGCTGGGACGTACCCGTGACGGAAGTCAAAGCCGTCAACCACGCGGTCGTGCATGCGGCCAGCGGACGCTCGCTGTCCTTTGGCGCCCTGGCCGAAGAGGCGGCCAAATTGCCGGTGCCGCCACGCGCGCGCATCAGCCTGAAAACGGCGGGCGAGCTGCGCTACATCGGCCAAACCAGCACGCGCGGCATCGACTTGCACGACATCGTCACGGGCAATACCCACTTCGGCATCGACACGCGCCTCGACGGCATGGCGTACGCCGTCATCGCCCGCCCTCCCGTCTTTGGCGGCAAGCTGAAAAGCGTGGACAAGACGGCGGCCCTGAAAGTGCCGGGCGTGCTGCGCATCGTCGAACTGGCGGGCAGTCCGCCGCCAGCCATGTTCAGTCCTCTGGGCGGCGTGGCCGTCATCGCCAGCAACACCTGGGCCGCCATCAAGGGCCGCGAAGCGCTGGTGCTGGAATGGGAAGATGGCCCGAACGGCGGCTACGATTCGAAGACCTTCCGCAAAACCCTGGAAGCGGCCGTGCGACAGCCGGCCAGCCCGGCGCGCGACCAGGGCAAGACGGTGGCCACGCTGGCCGCCGCTCCCGCCGCGCGGACATTCAGTGCCGAATACTATCTGCCCCACCTGGCCCACGCCACCATGGAGCCCCCCGCCGCCACCGTGCGCATCGCCAACGACAAGGCCGAAGTATGGGCCTGCGTGCAGGCGCCGCAGGCGACGCGCAGCAATGTGGCCAAGGCCCTGGGCCTGGCGTATGACGACGTGACCGTCCACGTGACCCTGCTCGGAGGCGGCTTCGGGCGCAAATCGAAACCCGATTTCGCCGTCGAGGCGGCGCTGCTGTCGAAAGCCATGGATGGCGCGCCCGTCAAGCTGACGTGGACGCGCGATGACGACCTGCAGCACGACTACCTGCACACGGTATCGGTCGAACGGCTGGAAGCGTCGCTGGACGCGAAAGGCATGCCGACGGCCTGGCTGCACCGCACGGCCGCGCCCACCATCACCTCGACCTTTGCCGCCGGCGCGAGCAGGCAGGCGCCGTTCGAGCTGGGCATGTCGGCCATCAATGTGCCGTTCGCCATTGCGAACATCCGCGTCGAAGTGCCCGAAGTGCCGGCCCACACGCGCATCGGCTGGTTCCGTTCCGTGTCGAATATCCCGCACGCGTTTGCCATCCAGTCGTTTACGGCCGAACTGGCGCATGCGGCAAAAAAGGATCATCGCGACTACCTGCTCGCGCTGCTGGGCCCCGCGCGCAAGATCAACCCGGCCGACCTGTCCGACGGCTGGAACTATGGCGAAGATCCGGCGAAGTATCCGGTCGACATCGGCCGCATGCGCCACGTGATCGAGCTGGTGACGGCCAAGGCGGGCTGGGGCCGCAAGCTGCCCAAGGGACGGGGGCTGGGCCTGGCCGTCTCCTACAGCTTTGTCACCTATGTGGCGGCCGTGATCGAAGTGGAGATCAATGCGGCCGGCGAAGTCATCGTGCCGAGGGTCGACATCGCCATGGATTGCGGCCCGCAAATCAATCCGGACCGCGTGCGCTCGCAGATCGAGGGCGCCTGCATCATGGGCCTGTCGCTGGCCATGAGCGGCGAAATCAGTTTCAAGAATGGCCGGGTCGAGCAAAGCAATTTCCACGACTACGCCGTGCTGCGCGCCGCCGACGCGCCGCGCGTGATCCACACGCACCTGGTGCCGGGCACCCTGGACATGGAGTTGGGCGGCGTGGGCGAACCGGCCACGCCGCCCATC
- a CDS encoding (2Fe-2S)-binding protein, with the protein MTTLTINGKQHELALPEDTPLLWALRDELGMTGTKFGCGMALCGACTVHLDGEAIRSCVTPMSAAAGKNITTIEAVGEDKVGLALQQAWQEHGVPQCGYCQAGQIMSATALLHKTPRPNDQQIREAMSGNICRCGTYTRIHAAIKQAATSIHAKGAAK; encoded by the coding sequence ATGACGACCCTGACCATCAATGGCAAGCAGCACGAGCTTGCGCTGCCTGAAGACACGCCCCTGCTGTGGGCCCTGCGCGACGAACTGGGCATGACCGGCACCAAATTCGGCTGCGGCATGGCCCTGTGCGGCGCCTGCACCGTGCACCTCGATGGCGAAGCCATCCGCTCCTGCGTGACGCCGATGTCGGCCGCCGCCGGCAAGAATATCACCACCATCGAAGCCGTGGGCGAAGACAAGGTCGGCCTGGCGCTGCAGCAGGCCTGGCAGGAACACGGCGTGCCCCAATGCGGCTACTGTCAGGCCGGGCAGATCATGTCGGCCACGGCCCTGCTGCACAAGACCCCAAGGCCGAACGACCAGCAAATCCGCGAAGCGATGAGCGGCAATATCTGCCGCTGCGGCACCTATACTCGCATCCACGCGGCCATCAAGCAGGCCGCGACCAGCATCCACGCGAAAGGAGCGGCCAAATGA
- a CDS encoding DNA-3-methyladenine glycosylase family protein: MTLLHWTLPLPAGYRRDDVIAFHSRDGEAVAEQVTPTGLRKGILLRGVPVVLDVAFTDAAAVCRAEIDSDDAAGLQTPLHGALLNILGLRIDPQPFAQLAAGDTLLAPLVRRNPGLRIVQSASPFEALTWAIIGQQINLPFAIALRRTFILQAGRQHGDGLWCYPEARDVARLEIEDLTSRKFSRAKAETVLRLANLVNDGELSLELPPSGDVAAISQALLAVKGIGPWTVNYALLRGYGYADCSLHGDVAIRAALQKLLGEESKPDMARTEQWLRQYAPHRTMAAAHLWASLHAPEINILPARE; this comes from the coding sequence ATGACCCTGCTGCACTGGACCCTCCCCCTTCCCGCCGGCTACCGCCGCGACGATGTCATCGCCTTCCACAGCCGCGACGGGGAAGCCGTGGCCGAACAAGTCACGCCGACGGGCCTGCGCAAGGGCATTTTGCTGCGCGGCGTGCCCGTGGTGCTGGACGTGGCGTTCACGGACGCTGCCGCCGTCTGCCGCGCCGAGATCGACAGCGATGACGCTGCCGGTCTTCAAACGCCGCTGCACGGCGCCCTGCTCAATATCCTCGGCCTGCGCATCGACCCGCAGCCGTTCGCGCAACTGGCCGCCGGCGACACGCTGCTGGCGCCTTTGGTCCGGCGCAATCCGGGCTTGCGCATCGTGCAATCGGCCAGCCCCTTCGAGGCGCTGACCTGGGCCATCATCGGCCAGCAGATCAACCTGCCGTTCGCCATCGCCCTGCGCCGCACCTTCATCTTGCAGGCGGGACGCCAGCACGGAGACGGCTTGTGGTGCTATCCCGAGGCGCGCGACGTGGCCAGGCTGGAAATCGAGGATTTGACCAGCCGCAAATTCTCGCGCGCCAAGGCAGAAACCGTGCTGCGCCTGGCAAACCTCGTCAACGACGGAGAGCTGTCACTGGAGCTGCCGCCCTCCGGCGACGTGGCGGCCATTTCGCAGGCGCTGCTGGCCGTTAAGGGCATCGGCCCGTGGACCGTCAATTACGCGCTGCTGCGCGGCTACGGCTATGCCGACTGCTCGCTGCACGGCGACGTGGCCATCCGCGCCGCCCTGCAAAAGCTGCTCGGCGAAGAGAGCAAGCCGGACATGGCGCGCACGGAGCAGTGGCTGCGCCAGTACGCGCCGCACCGCACCATGGCGGCCGCCCACCTGTGGGCCAGCCTGCATGCGCCGGAAATAAATATTTTGCCTGCGCGGGAATAA